The proteins below are encoded in one region of Nitrosomonas ureae:
- a CDS encoding LysR family transcriptional regulator, producing the protein MDRFENMNAFVRVVETGSISGAADRMDVAKSVVSRRLKELEAHLGVELFHRTTRQMNLTDSGRAFYQQSVRILADILEAEHATSQFHGALKGNLKVAVPLSFGLMHLGPAISEFLQAHPEITFDLDFNDRQVDILTEGFDLAIRIASLPDSSLIARRLAPIQAIMCASPSYLARMGEPQSPEELIHHRCLAYNLISNFENWNLYNTDGQSIRTKIAPHLKASNGEFLRDAAVAGSGIILMPTFIVYKEIERGALIPLLTQYTFSQLSAYAIYPQTRHLSQRVRAFVDFLIQRFEGAPYWDSCLQNMK; encoded by the coding sequence ATGGATCGATTTGAAAATATGAATGCATTTGTGCGTGTCGTTGAAACCGGCAGTATCAGCGGCGCTGCGGATCGCATGGATGTGGCAAAATCAGTGGTTAGCCGGCGTTTAAAAGAGCTCGAAGCGCACCTCGGCGTGGAATTGTTCCATCGCACAACAAGGCAGATGAATTTGACCGACAGCGGGCGCGCTTTTTATCAGCAATCGGTACGCATTCTTGCTGATATCCTCGAAGCAGAACATGCCACTTCGCAATTTCACGGCGCCCTAAAAGGCAACTTGAAAGTAGCTGTGCCGCTGAGTTTTGGTCTGATGCACCTGGGACCCGCCATCAGCGAATTTTTGCAGGCTCATCCGGAAATCACATTTGACCTGGATTTTAATGACCGCCAAGTTGATATATTGACCGAAGGCTTTGATTTGGCAATTCGTATTGCCAGCCTGCCGGACTCCAGTCTGATTGCGCGCCGTCTCGCCCCTATTCAGGCCATTATGTGCGCAAGCCCGTCTTATCTGGCACGCATGGGGGAGCCCCAGTCGCCGGAAGAACTTATCCATCATCGATGTTTGGCTTACAACTTGATCAGTAATTTTGAAAACTGGAATTTATACAATACCGACGGTCAATCGATCAGAACAAAAATAGCGCCTCATTTAAAAGCCAGTAATGGCGAATTTCTTCGCGATGCCGCTGTAGCGGGATCGGGCATCATACTGATGCCGACATTTATTGTATATAAGGAAATCGAACGCGGCGCATTGATCCCGCTACTGACTCAGTACACATTCTCACAGCTCTCTGCCTATGCCATATACCCACAAACCCGCCACCTTTCCCAGCGTGTTCGTGCATTTGTCGATTTTCTGATTCAGCGATTCGAGGGAGCGCCTTATTGGGATTCATGCCTGCAAAACATGAAGTAA
- a CDS encoding pirin family protein yields MDAIMNSSPIIPAVAVPEGAGVTVYRTIGSPALRDHDPFLLLDHISSNNPDDYSAGFPLHPHRGFVTFTYIIDGHMAHQDDMGNSGDLGPGSAQWMKAASGVIHSEMPQQENGLLRGFQLWINLPAANKMDHPEYQEYSAEAFPIVETPDYTLKVLIGRFADTHAPIRDNSTDVTYFDVHVQPGKHFQHRLPAGNNSLLYVFEGSGQFNAQIVLPHSLVILDTDDHSFDFIAGKKGTRFIVISGKPIHEPIARYGPFVMNTREEIDQAMRDFQTNTFVRDRAWIKRNR; encoded by the coding sequence ATGGATGCAATAATGAATTCTTCACCCATCATTCCTGCAGTGGCAGTTCCGGAAGGGGCCGGAGTTACCGTGTACCGGACGATCGGTTCACCGGCACTGCGCGATCACGATCCATTCCTGCTACTGGATCATATCAGCAGCAATAATCCGGATGATTACAGTGCCGGGTTTCCGTTACATCCTCATCGGGGATTCGTTACTTTCACGTATATCATTGATGGCCATATGGCGCATCAGGACGATATGGGCAATAGCGGTGATCTGGGACCCGGTTCTGCACAATGGATGAAGGCTGCCAGCGGCGTTATCCATTCTGAAATGCCGCAGCAGGAAAATGGCCTGTTGCGCGGATTTCAGTTGTGGATCAATCTGCCCGCAGCCAACAAGATGGATCATCCCGAATATCAGGAATATTCTGCAGAAGCCTTTCCAATCGTGGAGACTCCGGACTATACGTTGAAGGTTTTGATTGGCCGCTTCGCTGATACGCATGCGCCGATCAGGGATAACAGTACGGATGTGACTTATTTCGATGTGCATGTACAGCCCGGAAAGCATTTTCAACATCGTTTGCCGGCCGGAAATAATAGTTTGCTTTATGTATTTGAAGGGAGCGGGCAATTCAATGCGCAAATCGTGCTGCCGCACTCCCTTGTTATCTTGGATACTGATGATCATTCGTTTGATTTTATTGCAGGAAAGAAAGGAACACGATTTATCGTTATCAGTGGCAAGCCGATTCATGAACCGATTGCACGTTATGGTCCGTTTGTGATGAACACCCGGGAGGAAATTGATCAGGCCATGCGGGATTTTCAAACCAATACTTTCGTGCGCGATCGTGCTTGGATCAAACGCAATCGATGA
- a CDS encoding DoxX family protein, translating to MNKISQLVARIFLGQIFLISGLLKISGYEGTQGYMEAMGVPGMLLPLVIALEVAGGLAIVTGWQTKLVSMALAAFTLVAAVIFHSNFSDQIQMIMFMKNIAITGGFMLLIVYGAGVYSIDGYRIKS from the coding sequence ATGAATAAAATCAGTCAATTGGTCGCACGGATATTCCTGGGGCAGATCTTTTTAATTTCCGGACTTCTCAAGATCAGCGGATACGAAGGCACACAAGGGTATATGGAAGCGATGGGCGTGCCGGGTATGTTATTGCCGCTGGTGATAGCGCTTGAAGTGGCAGGTGGTTTGGCCATTGTGACGGGATGGCAAACCAAGCTGGTATCGATGGCATTGGCAGCCTTTACTCTGGTAGCTGCGGTAATTTTTCACAGCAATTTTTCCGATCAAATTCAGATGATCATGTTTATGAAGAATATTGCGATCACTGGCGGATTCATGTTATTGATAGTTTATGGTGCAGGTGTCTATAGCATTGATGGTTATCGTATTAAATCTTAG
- a CDS encoding BON domain-containing protein: protein MTQFNSRFLTFILSILLLSFLSTQSVHASEAGEYIDDAVITTKVKAEIFNDPSLKTFEISVETIKGVVQLSGAVSSQANIDRAVEIARSVSGVTAVENTMTVK from the coding sequence ATGACACAATTCAACAGCCGATTCTTGACTTTTATTTTATCCATTTTATTGCTTTCTTTCTTGAGCACTCAGTCCGTTCACGCCAGTGAAGCAGGAGAATATATTGATGACGCTGTTATCACTACAAAAGTCAAAGCGGAAATTTTCAATGATCCATCATTAAAGACCTTTGAGATCAGTGTGGAGACTATAAAAGGTGTGGTCCAACTCAGCGGTGCCGTCAGCAGCCAAGCTAACATCGATCGCGCGGTCGAGATTGCACGCAGTGTTAGCGGTGTTACTGCCGTCGAGAACACTATGACCGTTAAGTAA
- the egtB gene encoding ergothioneine biosynthesis protein EgtB: protein MKPHFADLLENSAPYSIFELFKQTRQYSETLIKNLSAEDCQLQSMPDASPVKWHLAHTSWFFEIFLLIPHLPDYKIFNAHFQVLFNSYYNGIGKQFARSLRGLLAKPCLQEILSYRHHVDNHIEDLHSHFAEIPLHISEILMLGIHHEKQHQELLLMDIKHAFSLNPMGPIYSSTLKNAPRNNTASPLEWIDFETGIFEMGAKDTGFSFDNERPRHDQLIQSFRLASRLVTNKEYLAFIDDQGYENPQYWLSDGWSNIKQNDRNAPLYWIKKDDSWYEFTLAGPEPLDLNKPVCHVNYYEANAFAAWARKRLPTEVEWEYASQSENIFGNSGAPEHLHPQAAQGDGLLQMTTEVWQWTGSAYMPYLGFKPFTDVAGEYNGKFMVNQIVLRGGSCLTPSQHLRSSYRNFYYPHQSWMMSGIRLVEDDYACRN, encoded by the coding sequence ATGAAGCCACACTTTGCGGATTTGTTGGAGAATTCTGCTCCCTATTCGATATTCGAGCTGTTTAAACAGACGCGGCAATATTCAGAAACGCTCATCAAAAATTTAAGCGCGGAAGACTGCCAATTGCAATCCATGCCGGATGCCAGTCCTGTGAAATGGCATCTGGCTCATACCAGCTGGTTTTTCGAGATATTTTTACTGATACCGCATTTACCGGACTACAAGATTTTTAATGCACATTTCCAGGTTTTATTCAACTCTTACTATAACGGTATAGGAAAGCAATTCGCTCGATCTTTGCGCGGCTTACTCGCGAAACCCTGCTTGCAGGAGATATTAAGTTATCGACATCATGTTGATAATCATATTGAAGACTTGCATTCTCATTTTGCTGAAATACCCCTTCATATAAGTGAAATTTTGATGTTAGGTATTCATCACGAAAAGCAGCATCAGGAATTACTATTAATGGATATTAAGCATGCATTCTCGCTAAATCCAATGGGTCCAATTTATTCATCAACACTGAAAAATGCACCTCGCAATAATACTGCCTCACCTTTGGAATGGATTGATTTCGAAACAGGCATTTTTGAGATGGGCGCCAAAGATACAGGATTTTCTTTTGATAATGAAAGGCCACGGCATGACCAATTGATACAAAGCTTCAGATTAGCCTCCCGCTTGGTTACCAATAAGGAGTATTTGGCTTTTATAGATGACCAAGGCTACGAAAACCCCCAATATTGGCTTTCCGACGGATGGTCAAATATTAAGCAGAATGATCGCAATGCGCCGCTTTATTGGATAAAAAAAGATGATAGCTGGTACGAATTTACACTGGCGGGTCCAGAACCGCTTGATTTGAATAAGCCGGTCTGTCACGTTAATTATTATGAGGCCAATGCTTTTGCTGCATGGGCACGCAAACGCTTACCTACTGAAGTGGAATGGGAATATGCAAGTCAATCAGAAAATATTTTCGGGAATTCCGGCGCACCTGAGCATTTACATCCCCAGGCAGCTCAAGGCGATGGGCTTTTGCAAATGACAACAGAAGTTTGGCAATGGACGGGTAGTGCTTACATGCCCTATCTGGGTTTTAAACCGTTTACGGATGTGGCAGGCGAGTATAACGGTAAGTTTATGGTAAACCAGATAGTGTTGCGTGGTGGTTCATGTTTGACGCCATCGCAGCATTTAAGAAGTAGTTATCGGAATTTTTATTATCCCCACCAATCCTGGATGATGAGTGGAATTCGTCTTGTAGAGGATGATTATGCGTGTCGTAACTGA
- the egtD gene encoding L-histidine N(alpha)-methyltransferase, giving the protein MRVVTEETLTLIADLDFLADVYQGLDSAPKTLPCKYFYDEQGSWLFEKITQLKEYYLTHVELDILDHHIEEIASQLGPNAIIIEPGCGAGHKVQKILHAIEQPKAFIPFEISGEMLNHSVNRLSGLFPHLDIQPLEGDFTNEEVVKQIVSETNLENSSNVVFFPGSTIGNFSRPEAADILRNFKRLSGSNGKILLGIDLIKDRDVLIRAYDDADGVTAEFNKNILTRINTELDGNFDVQNGFKHKAIFNEDNSCIEMHLVSCKPQSVTIAGRSFDFESMETIHTESSYKYSIESISSITDEAGLALEKYWCDNKNRFALCLLSV; this is encoded by the coding sequence ATGCGTGTCGTAACTGAAGAGACTCTGACCCTTATCGCGGATCTCGATTTCTTGGCCGATGTCTATCAAGGATTGGATAGTGCGCCCAAGACTTTACCCTGTAAATATTTTTATGACGAGCAAGGTTCTTGGTTATTTGAAAAAATAACTCAATTAAAAGAGTATTATCTAACTCACGTTGAGTTGGATATCTTGGATCATCATATCGAAGAAATTGCATCGCAGCTCGGACCTAATGCAATTATCATTGAGCCCGGTTGCGGAGCCGGACATAAAGTACAAAAAATACTCCATGCCATTGAGCAGCCCAAGGCTTTTATTCCATTTGAAATATCCGGGGAGATGCTGAACCATTCAGTGAACAGATTAAGTGGTCTATTTCCGCATCTGGACATTCAGCCTTTAGAAGGCGATTTCACTAATGAAGAGGTTGTGAAGCAAATAGTCAGTGAAACAAACCTGGAGAATTCATCAAATGTGGTGTTTTTCCCAGGATCGACCATAGGTAATTTTTCTCGGCCTGAGGCAGCTGATATTTTAAGAAATTTTAAAAGATTGAGCGGGAGCAACGGAAAAATATTGCTGGGGATTGATCTGATCAAGGATCGAGATGTGCTTATTCGGGCATATGATGACGCGGACGGTGTTACTGCCGAATTCAATAAAAATATACTGACCAGAATCAACACCGAGCTTGACGGAAATTTCGATGTTCAGAATGGTTTCAAACACAAAGCTATTTTCAATGAAGATAACAGCTGCATAGAAATGCATCTGGTTTCTTGTAAACCTCAAAGTGTTACGATAGCAGGCAGAAGCTTTGATTTCGAATCAATGGAGACCATTCATACCGAAAGTTCCTATAAGTATTCAATCGAGTCAATAAGTTCCATCACCGATGAAGCAGGATTAGCATTGGAAAAATACTGGTGCGATAACAAAAACAGGTTCGCGCTATGCCTCTTATCGGTTTAA
- the egtB gene encoding ergothioneine biosynthesis protein EgtB produces MDIKILLDEYNATRSRTMELIEPLLEEDCCVQSLPEASPVKWHLGHAAWFFEAFVLQHYETAFQPFQQEFLTMFSSYNSSNVPHPDPKRGLFTRPSLKATREYCHNIDERMTNLSHQVTADEMLQMIITLGIHHELQHQELMLTDLKHLLSQNPLNPIYQPKIDLRATDSSISAPLKWHSFDAGIIEIGYEGEGFSYDNESPRHKQYLYPYQLASRLVTNGEYLQFIEDNGYDNPCFWFSEGWNWIKSTHCHHPLYWRHEAGAWKEFTLHGLVPLNLNLPVIHISYYEASAFAQWRGARLPTEAEWENTASLQKIAGDFADNNYFHPRHTAIGESVKINALYGSAWEWTQSSYSPYPGYNPKKSNSNKPKSDIWDVAVGEYNSESMVNQYVLRGGSCITPRKRIRPSMRNFFPAETRWQFSGIRLARNET; encoded by the coding sequence ATGGATATCAAAATCTTACTCGATGAATACAATGCGACACGAAGTCGTACTATGGAACTGATTGAGCCCCTACTTGAAGAAGATTGCTGCGTCCAATCCCTACCGGAAGCGAGTCCGGTCAAATGGCACTTGGGTCATGCCGCATGGTTCTTTGAAGCTTTTGTTCTCCAGCATTATGAGACAGCGTTTCAACCCTTCCAGCAAGAATTTCTCACCATGTTCAGTTCCTACAATTCATCCAATGTGCCGCATCCGGATCCTAAGCGTGGTCTCTTCACTAGGCCATCTTTAAAAGCAACGCGCGAATATTGTCACAACATTGATGAACGCATGACCAATCTATCGCACCAAGTCACCGCAGATGAAATGCTGCAAATGATAATTACGCTGGGGATTCATCATGAACTTCAACATCAAGAACTCATGCTGACAGACCTCAAGCACCTGCTATCGCAAAACCCATTGAATCCAATTTACCAGCCGAAAATCGACCTGCGAGCAACAGATTCAAGCATATCCGCTCCACTGAAGTGGCATAGTTTTGACGCCGGCATAATAGAGATCGGCTATGAAGGAGAAGGTTTTAGTTATGACAATGAATCGCCACGCCACAAGCAGTATCTTTACCCCTATCAACTGGCATCACGTTTGGTCACTAATGGAGAATACCTGCAATTTATTGAAGATAATGGTTATGATAATCCGTGCTTTTGGTTTTCCGAAGGTTGGAATTGGATCAAATCAACCCATTGCCACCATCCTCTTTATTGGCGCCATGAAGCTGGAGCATGGAAAGAATTTACACTTCATGGGCTTGTTCCACTTAACTTGAATCTTCCAGTCATTCATATATCGTATTATGAGGCCAGTGCTTTTGCGCAATGGCGTGGTGCACGCCTGCCTACCGAAGCGGAATGGGAAAATACTGCATCCCTGCAAAAAATTGCAGGAGATTTTGCGGATAACAATTATTTCCATCCCCGCCATACGGCTATCGGCGAAAGCGTCAAAATTAATGCGCTTTACGGTTCCGCATGGGAATGGACACAATCAAGCTACTCGCCCTACCCCGGCTACAATCCAAAAAAATCCAACAGTAACAAGCCTAAATCCGACATTTGGGATGTGGCTGTAGGCGAATATAATAGCGAGTCTATGGTAAACCAATACGTCTTGCGAGGTGGTTCCTGTATCACGCCAAGAAAACGCATTCGCCCCAGTATGCGGAATTTCTTTCCTGCAGAAACACGTTGGCAATTTTCCGGCATCCGTTTAGCGCGTAATGAAACATGA
- a CDS encoding BON domain-containing protein, which yields MKLAKRLFDFLRNDEKRMIYIMRHVGTMGYLLMILSMTSCAGFNPGTIEEKSREDIILAMKIKAKLIEAEELKAAAIHVEATNGSVKISGFVETESQRQLASSIIQQFPDVKQVNNQLKVK from the coding sequence ATGAAGCTCGCAAAAAGGCTCTTTGATTTTTTACGAAACGATGAAAAGCGCATGATTTACATCATGCGTCACGTAGGGACTATGGGATATCTATTGATGATATTGAGCATGACCAGTTGCGCTGGCTTCAATCCTGGTACGATAGAAGAAAAATCCCGTGAAGATATCATTTTAGCCATGAAAATAAAGGCAAAGCTGATTGAAGCGGAAGAATTGAAGGCCGCTGCAATACATGTCGAGGCAACTAATGGATCAGTGAAAATAAGCGGGTTTGTTGAAACAGAATCTCAACGACAATTGGCCAGCTCGATTATTCAGCAATTTCCCGATGTGAAGCAGGTTAACAACCAGCTCAAAGTCAAGTAA